The following proteins are encoded in a genomic region of Bradyrhizobium sp. SK17:
- a CDS encoding non-ribosomal peptide synthetase — translation MAPPPTLPLRSTTDSATPPRVVRHHHWLDPHASSLLNQLCRQNGVTVTAAMTTLFAQTVGLWSGGDPFLLNLPVFSRQGDHPDVDSLVGDFSSSVLINACPDRRPFLEQIRAQQRSLHEAVAHAEYGGVEVLRDLARRQQGQQVLAPVVFTSALALGDLYEPSVREQFGEPVWSISQGPQVWLDAQITEYSGGILLNWDVRDDVFIEGVVAAMFAYFRAQIDRLLEAPEAWHLPLQELAPVAPIEPQQVRRPPAPEPLFARFFAQAAHAPDAVALLWGDGDAMSYGELAERALRVAAFLHANDVRPGDSVAITMPKGWQQIAAALGVLAAGCTYVPCGIDLPQLRRDQIYQSADVRLVLVATSGHASAVRPVHQFADVLQFAPLAGPVEVPVEQAMYVIFTSGSTGVPKGVEVSHRAVANTIDAVNRRFGVNASDRTLTLSELDFDLSAYDIFAFLAYGGSVVVVDEMQRRDARAWLQLIRQRHVNVISCVPALLDMLLMANGGEPLAGLRLVMLGGDRILPDLAQQWWRVTNDAPFVGLGGMTEAAIHSTCHQLDPDEVGWSVVPYGHPLDNMSCRVVDRHGRDCPVGVAGELWVSGPGVAIGYRGDPERTADKFVTYGGRRWYRSGDHVRYRKDAIIEFLGRADNQVKIRGHRIELGEVEAVLSLHPAVEQVLVVVVAPVARQLSALVVLRSDIDIAELRQWAAARLPKYAVPEHYQQVPQFPLTANGKIDRKNLIQQAERKLRSEAHPRRAPVGEIERLVSGVWQSLLATPDVGRDDNFFVLGGDSLIATRLMAELRRRGLDGQLADLFAKPELAAFCATLQRRAGAKETVIHADPAQRFQPFALTDIQRAFWIGRSPQMPLGGVGSHFYIELDGTNLDIKRLESCWRTLVGRHDMLRAVVTEQGQQRVLETVPAYKIRQHQLSAEAAETRLEELRHALSHACYDVTQWPLFDVQVAEYPVGEQIRSRIFVSLDSLMLDGRSIMVLFTEWDQLYSNGRTVELASKLRFRDYVAQHRPDPQRVDRAQRFWQARIAELPEAPALPLRAAPETLRQPRFRRLSETLDASCWQRFRQRARQHGVTPSVALAAAYGEVLGYWSNQPSVAINLTLFDRPRCHDEIDRVVGDFASILLLGYEASGGMNFVDAALRLQRQEGEGLSHRDVSGVWVLRELARCKGEPMATMPVVFTSVLGLPNDASLDLSPTFPRQVYALTQTPQVWLDAKVSESRDCLVLDWDGVDELFAPGVLDDMFAAYVGLVRRLADEHWAHPVLLAPPAAHQEIRHDVNSTVHVWPDTRPLYLRFFAQAEQTPAAPALICADRMIDYQTLADQALRVAGYLAAYGIKPGDRVAITHAKGADQVVAVLGVLAAGGCYVPSGIDLPMARREIVYGSAGVRLVLTDDVSRERLDWPVATPVVPLSVALGGPALPAAVVQPPEAIKYIIFTSGSTGVPKGVEVSHAAVANTIDAVDRLFAIRPEDRTIALSALDFDLSAYDLFAFLSLGASVVMISEAERRDAAAWVTLINRWEVTVISAVPALVEMITIAADRVGLPAGLRLVMVGGDRVVRSLPDGLWRRAPQARFAALGGMTEAAIHSTCHEVTRQDPQWACAPYGRPLANMRCRVVDGFGRDCPNWVKGELWVAGAGVAQGYHGDAARTQEKFVERDGERWYRTGDVARYHPAGILEFLGRADNQVKIRGHRIELAEVEGALVGHPQIDAAAAVLLKGAAAKLGAAVIATESLDLAKVRTALQATLPDYEVPEYLLQLERFPLTANGKIDRGAIAAQLAVVAAGGGGAQRRRPTGIVEGLVADLWSELLGHAEVGADDNFFALGGDSLIATRLMTRLQGRGYRGALAALFTQPQLGDFAATLVADQRPAASAIVADPASRHLPFPLTDVQQAYWLGRREDFELGGIAAQCYVEYDLENLDVARLEQAWSTLVERHDMLRCVIDDSGRQRVLPPKPGSHIHLHDLHAVADQPAELASLRDQLSRQTRDIATGGLVDIHVIRHGEGRSRLAVLFDNLVVDGLSMLTLLTELFQLYDRPDQVLPTIGIGFRDYVCARARTGVSERALGYWRERLAALPPAPALPTRADPSTLSRPRFARAEARLAPELWSRLTGKARDAGITPSVMLLTCFSEILSRWSGQSELVVNLTLFDRPELHPDINRVVGDFTSLILAAYRAETGESWLARAERLQAQIWRDLDHQEVSAVRVLRELAGRNGAEVRPVPVVFTSMLGVSDTLAKATRWPDFTSSQTPQVWLDHQAIDLADGLLLSWDYVEELFPEGMVADMFDSYLALLHQLIDADWRQPFQRALPARQRAERDRVNATAARSPAEALHAAFFRQAEVMPERRALWTQQSGEISYGALARQTLSIAAYLQRQGVRPGDNVGISCRRGAGQVAAVLGVLAAGAAYVPINPAHPLRRQALMCTKAGIPFVLADHAPALPPSIRLGVLSEALDTAPLAQPCGPAGADALAYIIFTSGSTGEPKGVEIEHRSAVNTVDDICQRFAVDTQDVVLGVSALDFDLSVFDLFGTLGRGATLVLTADDERRDADRWLELMAEHGITLWNSVPALLEMTLTMAAARKIALPALRLALLSGDWVAPDIAARLAATAPQAQVIAMGGATEASIWSNAWPVGTPPLDGWGSVPYGLPLRNQAFRVVDALGDDAPDWVPGELWIGGAGVARGYCGAPDLTAAQFSGSHPQRWYRTGDLGRYRPDGVLEFLGRRDGQIKLHGHRIELGEIEQVLQQHDRVRRAVAVVDGKGEAARLLAFVELHVASDCAGLRDFLRERLPAYAVPAEIVPLTAWPLNANGKIDRRRLAELRPQRPEQALPVDDAREQEIARLWHELLEVRPRARTDSFFALGGNSLLGTRLVARLSESYGIKLTLREFFADATLAGLSTSIAGHLAAAARMEEGSL, via the coding sequence GCAAAACGGGGTGACCGTCACCGCGGCAATGACGACGCTGTTTGCGCAGACCGTCGGTCTTTGGAGCGGGGGCGATCCGTTCCTGCTCAATCTGCCGGTGTTTTCCCGGCAGGGCGACCACCCGGACGTCGATAGCCTGGTGGGCGACTTCTCCAGTTCGGTGCTGATCAACGCTTGCCCGGATCGGCGTCCGTTCCTGGAACAGATCAGGGCGCAACAGCGGAGCCTGCATGAGGCCGTTGCACACGCGGAGTATGGTGGCGTTGAGGTGCTGCGCGACCTCGCCCGCCGCCAGCAAGGGCAGCAAGTGTTGGCGCCGGTGGTGTTCACCAGTGCGCTGGCGCTGGGAGATCTCTATGAACCCTCGGTGCGGGAGCAGTTCGGCGAACCGGTGTGGTCGATATCACAAGGACCGCAAGTCTGGCTCGACGCTCAGATTACGGAGTACAGCGGCGGGATCTTGCTGAACTGGGACGTCCGCGACGACGTTTTCATCGAAGGTGTCGTGGCCGCGATGTTCGCCTACTTCCGGGCGCAAATTGACCGGCTGCTTGAGGCCCCTGAAGCCTGGCATCTCCCGTTGCAGGAGCTTGCACCCGTTGCGCCGATCGAGCCGCAGCAGGTCCGTCGGCCGCCGGCGCCGGAGCCATTGTTCGCACGCTTCTTCGCGCAGGCCGCACACGCGCCCGACGCCGTCGCGCTGCTGTGGGGCGATGGCGATGCCATGAGCTACGGTGAACTCGCCGAACGGGCGCTGCGCGTCGCCGCATTCCTGCATGCGAACGATGTGCGGCCCGGCGATTCGGTCGCGATCACGATGCCGAAGGGATGGCAGCAGATTGCTGCGGCGCTCGGCGTGCTGGCGGCCGGCTGCACCTATGTGCCATGCGGGATCGACCTGCCACAGTTGCGACGCGATCAGATCTATCAGAGTGCGGACGTGCGGCTGGTGCTGGTCGCGACAAGTGGGCATGCGTCGGCGGTGCGGCCGGTCCACCAGTTTGCTGATGTTCTGCAATTCGCTCCCCTGGCGGGGCCGGTCGAAGTTCCGGTCGAGCAGGCGATGTACGTCATTTTCACGTCCGGCTCGACCGGCGTTCCCAAAGGCGTGGAGGTCTCACATCGCGCGGTGGCCAATACCATCGACGCCGTCAACCGCCGCTTCGGCGTCAACGCGAGCGATCGCACGCTGACGCTGTCCGAACTCGACTTCGATCTGTCGGCCTACGACATCTTTGCCTTCCTGGCCTATGGTGGCAGTGTCGTCGTGGTAGACGAGATGCAGCGGCGCGATGCCCGCGCCTGGCTGCAACTGATCCGGCAGCGCCATGTCAACGTGATCAGCTGCGTGCCGGCCCTGCTCGACATGCTGCTGATGGCCAACGGGGGTGAACCCTTGGCCGGCTTGCGTCTCGTGATGCTGGGTGGCGATCGGATCTTGCCCGACCTGGCACAACAATGGTGGCGGGTCACGAACGACGCTCCGTTCGTCGGGCTCGGAGGCATGACCGAGGCGGCGATCCATTCGACCTGTCATCAGCTCGATCCCGACGAGGTCGGCTGGAGTGTGGTGCCTTATGGGCATCCCCTCGACAACATGTCCTGCCGTGTCGTCGATCGTCACGGCCGCGATTGCCCGGTCGGGGTCGCAGGCGAGTTGTGGGTCAGCGGCCCCGGAGTTGCGATCGGATATCGCGGGGATCCCGAACGGACCGCTGACAAGTTCGTCACCTACGGGGGACGGCGCTGGTATCGCAGCGGCGATCATGTGCGCTACCGAAAGGACGCCATCATCGAGTTTCTCGGACGTGCGGACAATCAGGTCAAGATCCGCGGCCATCGGATCGAGCTCGGCGAGGTCGAGGCGGTGTTGTCGCTTCACCCGGCGGTCGAGCAAGTCCTCGTCGTTGTGGTCGCACCGGTGGCGCGCCAGCTCAGCGCGTTGGTGGTTCTACGAAGCGACATCGATATCGCTGAGCTACGCCAATGGGCTGCGGCCAGGCTGCCGAAATATGCCGTACCGGAACACTATCAGCAGGTGCCGCAGTTTCCGCTGACCGCCAACGGCAAAATCGACCGAAAGAACCTCATCCAGCAGGCCGAACGGAAGCTTCGATCCGAAGCGCATCCGCGACGGGCGCCGGTCGGCGAGATCGAGCGGCTGGTCAGCGGCGTCTGGCAATCGTTGTTGGCAACGCCTGATGTCGGTCGCGACGACAACTTCTTCGTTCTCGGCGGCGACAGCCTGATCGCAACGCGGCTGATGGCGGAACTGCGTCGGCGAGGGCTGGACGGGCAATTGGCGGATCTGTTCGCGAAGCCGGAACTCGCCGCGTTCTGCGCCACGTTGCAACGGCGAGCGGGTGCCAAGGAGACCGTCATTCATGCCGATCCGGCGCAACGCTTCCAGCCATTCGCGCTGACGGACATCCAGCGAGCGTTCTGGATCGGGCGTTCGCCGCAAATGCCGCTCGGTGGGGTCGGCTCGCATTTCTATATCGAGCTCGACGGAACGAATCTCGACATCAAGCGGCTGGAAAGCTGCTGGCGAACCTTGGTCGGCCGTCACGACATGCTGCGCGCCGTGGTGACGGAGCAGGGCCAGCAGCGCGTACTGGAAACCGTTCCTGCCTACAAGATTCGTCAGCATCAACTGTCCGCGGAAGCTGCGGAGACGCGACTCGAGGAGTTGCGGCATGCGCTATCGCATGCGTGTTACGACGTCACTCAATGGCCGTTGTTCGACGTCCAGGTTGCGGAATATCCGGTCGGCGAACAAATCCGTTCGCGGATTTTCGTCAGCCTCGACAGTCTGATGCTGGACGGACGCAGCATCATGGTCCTGTTCACCGAATGGGACCAGCTGTACAGCAACGGCAGAACCGTGGAGTTGGCCTCGAAGCTCCGCTTCCGTGACTACGTCGCTCAGCACCGACCGGATCCGCAGCGCGTCGATCGCGCACAGCGCTTCTGGCAGGCGCGGATCGCCGAGCTGCCGGAGGCGCCGGCGCTGCCGCTGCGGGCGGCGCCGGAAACGCTCCGACAGCCGCGATTTCGACGTCTCAGCGAGACGCTGGATGCATCCTGCTGGCAACGCTTCAGGCAGCGTGCCCGGCAGCATGGCGTCACGCCAAGCGTCGCGCTGGCGGCGGCCTATGGCGAGGTGCTCGGCTATTGGAGCAATCAACCGTCGGTGGCGATCAACCTGACACTGTTTGATCGTCCCCGCTGCCACGATGAAATCGACCGCGTCGTCGGTGATTTCGCGTCGATCCTGTTGCTCGGCTATGAGGCCAGCGGGGGCATGAATTTCGTCGACGCTGCGCTGCGGCTGCAGCGCCAGGAAGGCGAGGGGCTCTCGCACCGGGATGTGTCGGGCGTGTGGGTGCTGCGCGAACTGGCGCGATGCAAGGGCGAGCCGATGGCCACGATGCCCGTGGTCTTCACCAGCGTGCTCGGCCTGCCAAACGATGCCTCGCTCGATCTGTCGCCGACCTTTCCGCGCCAGGTCTATGCCCTGACGCAGACGCCGCAGGTCTGGCTCGATGCCAAGGTTTCGGAATCTCGCGACTGTCTCGTGCTTGATTGGGACGGCGTCGACGAACTCTTCGCGCCTGGTGTTCTTGATGACATGTTTGCCGCCTATGTCGGGCTGGTCCGGCGGCTGGCGGACGAACATTGGGCTCATCCGGTGCTGCTTGCGCCGCCGGCTGCGCACCAGGAAATCCGACATGACGTCAACAGCACGGTCCATGTCTGGCCCGATACCCGGCCGTTGTATTTGAGGTTCTTTGCCCAGGCGGAGCAGACGCCCGCGGCGCCTGCGCTGATCTGCGCCGATCGGATGATCGACTATCAAACCTTGGCCGACCAGGCGCTGCGGGTCGCGGGCTATCTCGCTGCGTACGGCATCAAGCCGGGAGACCGCGTGGCGATCACTCATGCCAAGGGCGCCGACCAAGTGGTCGCAGTGCTCGGCGTCTTGGCGGCGGGCGGGTGCTATGTGCCATCCGGCATTGATCTGCCGATGGCGCGCCGGGAGATCGTGTACGGCTCAGCCGGCGTCCGCCTGGTGCTGACGGATGACGTTAGTCGCGAGCGGCTGGACTGGCCGGTCGCAACGCCTGTGGTGCCGCTTTCCGTGGCGTTGGGCGGACCGGCTTTACCGGCGGCGGTCGTGCAGCCGCCCGAAGCGATCAAATATATCATCTTCACCTCGGGCTCGACCGGTGTGCCGAAAGGCGTCGAGGTCAGCCACGCCGCCGTGGCCAACACGATCGATGCCGTCGACCGGTTGTTCGCCATCCGCCCTGAAGACCGGACCATCGCGCTCTCGGCACTCGATTTCGATCTATCGGCCTATGACTTGTTTGCGTTTCTCAGCCTCGGTGCTTCCGTTGTGATGATCTCGGAGGCGGAGCGCCGCGACGCCGCAGCCTGGGTCACGCTCATCAACCGGTGGGAAGTCACGGTGATCAGCGCGGTGCCGGCGCTGGTCGAGATGATCACGATAGCCGCCGACCGGGTCGGCCTTCCGGCGGGACTTCGTCTCGTGATGGTCGGCGGTGATCGCGTGGTACGGTCGCTGCCGGACGGACTATGGCGCCGTGCGCCGCAAGCGCGTTTCGCGGCGCTGGGCGGCATGACGGAAGCCGCCATCCATTCGACATGTCACGAGGTGACGCGGCAGGATCCGCAATGGGCCTGTGCGCCCTACGGCCGCCCGCTGGCGAATATGCGTTGCCGGGTGGTGGACGGCTTCGGGCGCGATTGCCCGAACTGGGTCAAGGGCGAACTATGGGTCGCAGGCGCCGGTGTGGCGCAAGGCTATCACGGCGATGCGGCCCGGACACAAGAGAAGTTCGTCGAACGGGATGGCGAGCGCTGGTACCGCACCGGTGACGTTGCGCGCTATCATCCGGCCGGCATTCTTGAATTCCTGGGCCGCGCCGACAATCAGGTAAAAATCCGTGGGCATCGTATCGAACTCGCTGAAGTGGAGGGCGCCCTGGTCGGCCATCCGCAGATCGATGCGGCTGCGGCGGTGTTGCTGAAAGGGGCCGCCGCCAAGCTCGGCGCTGCCGTCATCGCCACGGAGTCGCTCGATCTGGCGAAGGTCAGGACCGCATTGCAGGCGACTCTCCCGGACTATGAAGTGCCGGAGTATCTGCTCCAGCTCGAGCGCTTTCCGCTCACGGCCAATGGCAAGATCGATCGTGGGGCCATTGCCGCTCAGCTCGCCGTGGTCGCTGCGGGCGGCGGCGGAGCGCAACGGCGGCGCCCCACCGGAATCGTCGAGGGATTGGTCGCCGATCTCTGGTCCGAATTGCTGGGGCACGCCGAAGTCGGAGCGGACGACAACTTTTTCGCGCTCGGTGGCGACAGCCTGATCGCGACCCGCCTGATGACGCGCTTGCAGGGACGGGGCTATCGCGGTGCGCTGGCAGCACTGTTCACGCAACCGCAGCTCGGCGATTTCGCGGCGACCCTGGTGGCCGATCAGCGGCCGGCGGCATCCGCGATTGTCGCCGACCCCGCATCGCGCCATCTGCCGTTTCCGTTGACCGATGTGCAGCAGGCCTACTGGCTGGGGCGGCGCGAAGACTTCGAACTGGGCGGCATCGCTGCCCAATGCTACGTCGAGTATGACCTGGAGAACCTCGACGTCGCCCGGCTCGAGCAGGCGTGGTCGACGCTCGTCGAGCGGCACGACATGTTGCGTTGTGTCATCGACGACAGTGGCCGGCAGCGCGTGCTGCCGCCCAAACCCGGCAGCCACATTCATCTCCACGATCTGCATGCCGTGGCCGACCAGCCTGCCGAGCTTGCATCGCTGCGCGACCAACTGTCCCGCCAGACGAGGGACATTGCGACCGGCGGCCTGGTCGACATTCATGTGATCCGTCATGGCGAAGGGCGGAGCCGACTTGCCGTGCTGTTCGACAATCTCGTGGTGGACGGCTTGAGCATGCTGACGCTACTCACGGAATTGTTCCAGCTTTATGATCGGCCGGATCAGGTGTTGCCGACGATCGGCATTGGTTTCCGCGACTACGTCTGCGCGCGCGCGCGGACCGGGGTGTCCGAGCGGGCCCTCGGGTACTGGCGCGAGCGTCTCGCGGCCCTGCCGCCGGCGCCGGCGTTGCCGACCCGGGCGGACCCGTCGACGCTGTCGCGGCCACGCTTCGCTCGCGCGGAGGCGCGGCTTGCGCCCGAGCTGTGGTCGCGGCTGACCGGAAAAGCGCGAGACGCCGGTATCACGCCGTCGGTGATGCTGCTGACCTGCTTCAGCGAAATCCTGAGCCGCTGGAGCGGACAGTCCGAACTGGTGGTCAATTTGACGCTGTTCGATCGTCCTGAACTCCACCCGGACATCAATCGTGTGGTCGGCGACTTCACGTCCCTGATCCTGGCGGCCTATCGGGCCGAAACCGGAGAAAGTTGGCTGGCGCGCGCGGAACGCCTGCAAGCGCAGATCTGGCGGGATCTCGATCACCAGGAAGTCTCTGCCGTACGCGTGCTTCGCGAACTCGCGGGTCGCAACGGCGCCGAGGTCCGGCCGGTGCCAGTGGTGTTCACCAGCATGCTGGGTGTCTCCGATACGCTTGCCAAGGCGACCCGCTGGCCCGACTTCACCAGTTCGCAGACCCCGCAAGTGTGGCTCGATCATCAGGCGATCGATCTCGCCGACGGGCTGCTGTTGAGCTGGGACTACGTCGAAGAGCTGTTCCCTGAGGGCATGGTCGCGGACATGTTCGACAGCTATCTCGCACTGCTGCATCAACTGATCGACGCCGACTGGCGGCAACCGTTCCAGCGCGCGTTGCCCGCGCGGCAGCGCGCGGAGCGTGATCGCGTCAACGCCACCGCAGCTCGGTCGCCGGCCGAAGCGTTGCACGCGGCGTTCTTCCGGCAGGCCGAGGTGATGCCGGAACGTCGGGCGTTATGGACGCAGCAGAGCGGCGAGATCAGCTATGGCGCGCTGGCGCGCCAGACCTTGAGTATTGCGGCCTATCTGCAACGCCAGGGCGTCCGGCCGGGCGACAACGTTGGAATCAGCTGCCGGCGCGGCGCCGGCCAGGTTGCTGCGGTGCTGGGTGTGCTGGCGGCGGGCGCTGCGTATGTTCCGATCAATCCCGCGCATCCGCTTCGGCGGCAGGCGTTGATGTGTACAAAGGCCGGCATCCCGTTCGTGCTCGCCGATCACGCGCCGGCGCTTCCGCCGTCGATAAGGCTCGGCGTGCTGTCGGAGGCGCTCGATACCGCGCCGCTGGCACAGCCCTGCGGACCGGCGGGCGCCGATGCGTTGGCCTACATCATCTTCACCTCGGGTTCGACCGGAGAGCCGAAGGGCGTCGAGATCGAGCATCGCAGCGCCGTCAACACGGTTGACGACATCTGTCAACGATTCGCAGTCGACACGCAGGATGTTGTTCTCGGCGTATCGGCGCTCGACTTCGATCTTTCGGTTTTCGATCTGTTCGGCACGCTCGGACGCGGCGCGACGCTGGTGCTGACCGCGGATGACGAGCGGCGTGATGCCGATCGCTGGCTGGAGCTGATGGCCGAGCACGGCATCACGCTGTGGAACAGCGTGCCGGCGTTGTTGGAGATGACGCTGACGATGGCTGCGGCGCGCAAGATCGCGCTCCCGGCATTGCGTCTGGCGCTATTGTCGGGAGACTGGGTTGCGCCCGATATTGCTGCCCGGCTTGCCGCCACAGCGCCGCAAGCGCAGGTCATCGCCATGGGTGGCGCAACCGAGGCGTCGATCTGGTCGAATGCGTGGCCGGTTGGTACGCCGCCGCTCGATGGTTGGGGGTCGGTGCCGTACGGTCTGCCGTTGCGCAACCAGGCCTTCCGTGTGGTCGACGCGCTGGGCGACGATGCGCCCGATTGGGTGCCTGGCGAGTTGTGGATCGGCGGCGCGGGGGTCGCGCGCGGTTACTGCGGCGCGCCGGATCTCACCGCGGCGCAATTCAGCGGCAGCCATCCGCAGCGCTGGTATCGCACCGGCGATCTCGGGCGCTACCGCCCCGATGGCGTGCTGGAGTTTCTCGGCCGTCGCGACGGCCAGATCAAGCTGCACGGGCATCGCATCGAGCTTGGCGAGATCGAGCAGGTCCTGCAACAGCACGACAGGGTCCGCCGCGCGGTTGCCGTCGTCGACGGCAAGGGCGAGGCTGCGCGCCTGCTGGCGTTCGTCGAGTTGCACGTGGCATCCGATTGCGCCGGCCTGCGGGACTTTCTGCGCGAGCGCCTTCCTGCCTATGCCGTTCCGGCGGAGATCGTGCCGCTGACGGCCTGGCCGCTGAATGCCAACGGCAAGATCGATCGCCGCCGCCTCGCCGAGCTTCGCCCGCAACGACCCGAACAAGCGCTGCCGGTTGACGACGCCCGTGAGCAGGAGATCGCGCGGCTCTGGCACGAACTGCTGGAAGTCAGACCGCGTGCACGCACCGACAGTTTCTTCGCGCTGGGCGGCAACTCGCTGCTCGGTACGCGTCTGGTCGCGCGGCTCTCCGAATCCTACGGCATCAAACTGACGCTGCGCGAGTTCTTTGCCGACGCCACGCTCGCTGGTCTGTCGACATCGATCGCCGGCCA